From Pediococcus inopinatus, one genomic window encodes:
- a CDS encoding replication initiator protein A has product MTKSTDFNYYDANSVYGSLFFQFPKVLMYGEQYKHLSDAAKLAYMVLKDRLEYSLRNHWIDEEGHVYFIFTNQELKDLFDCSNDKLAAVKKDLERAGLLYQKAMHFNPKTGKNEPNRLYLAELDMQSTDVYLRGEYAQKEPQTLATSENPKIGRSRETVGTLATSENPKIGHSRKFVDNTPQTLATSENPKIGHDLDKELKERDTNRYNIDTQKLDFSTAHFSPAEIQKQNQDLVNHANDFLTDEDSGLPVFLEPEAVQLLSFWCRTPQQMRRFIGIILNAKYRVEKDHKDIGVIILLGDEELRPLMTKALRRYFNALRSNEKHIKNVENYLYGTMQNLFGVWWNKQAAREYAAKHPEEQNTDNERSWN; this is encoded by the coding sequence ATGACAAAATCAACAGATTTCAATTACTATGACGCCAATAGCGTATATGGATCCTTGTTTTTCCAGTTCCCTAAGGTATTAATGTATGGCGAGCAATACAAACATTTAAGTGATGCCGCTAAGCTAGCTTACATGGTACTAAAAGACCGGCTAGAGTATTCTTTACGCAATCACTGGATTGATGAGGAAGGGCACGTCTACTTTATTTTTACCAATCAAGAACTTAAAGATTTATTCGACTGCTCAAATGATAAGTTAGCAGCCGTGAAAAAAGACTTGGAACGTGCAGGACTACTTTATCAAAAAGCCATGCATTTCAATCCCAAAACTGGCAAAAACGAACCCAATCGACTTTACCTGGCCGAACTAGATATGCAGTCAACTGACGTCTATTTACGCGGTGAATATGCTCAAAAAGAGCCGCAAACCCTTGCTACGAGCGAAAATCCGAAAATTGGACGTTCGCGGGAGACCGTTGGAACCCTTGCTACGAGCGAAAATCCGAAAATCGGACATTCGCGAAAGTTCGTTGACAACACTCCGCAAACCCTTGCTACGAGCGAAAATCCGAAAATCGGACACGATCTAGATAAAGAACTTAAAGAAAGAGATACTAATAGATACAATATAGATACTCAAAAGTTGGACTTTTCCACAGCCCATTTTTCACCAGCAGAAATTCAAAAGCAAAACCAGGATTTGGTGAACCATGCTAATGACTTCTTAACTGATGAAGACAGTGGCTTACCGGTTTTCTTAGAACCCGAAGCTGTGCAACTACTTAGTTTTTGGTGCCGTACCCCGCAACAAATGCGGCGCTTCATTGGCATTATCTTAAATGCTAAGTACCGAGTTGAGAAAGATCACAAAGATATTGGTGTCATAATCCTACTTGGTGATGAGGAACTGAGACCTTTAATGACTAAAGCCTTAAGACGCTACTTTAACGCCCTAAGAAGCAATGAAAAGCATATCAAGAACGTGGAAAACTACTTGTACGGCACCATGCAAAACCTATTTGGCGTTTGGTGGAATAAACAAGCGGCTAGAGAATATGCGGCCAAACACCCCGAAGAACAGAACACTGACAATGAGCGTTCTTGGAATTAA